The Hydra vulgaris chromosome 11, alternate assembly HydraT2T_AEP genome contains a region encoding:
- the LOC136087205 gene encoding uncharacterized protein LOC136087205 translates to MRAQTDLHSSHVDVPFCTATIKNVEEVCSFLDPKDVCFISQDNKARIPIGITAANKQAPILMHMEYRVSLPDHDWVIAAKHKLIPSVYAGIAIKPDGLGKSDAVSYSGPTYVAIRSGKHSSSTAYAHGMDFERLLTLPEFDSITKDPLTKLVKPVVVFSVDGGPDENPRYAKVIETAIHHFLTNDLDALFIMTNAPGRSAFSRAERRMAPLSKELAGLILPHDHYGPHLDSKGIQIHF, encoded by the exons ATGCGAGCTCAAACTGACCTCCATTCAAGTCACGTGGATGTTCCATTTTGTACAGCAACTATAAAGAATGTGGAAGAAGTTTGCTCTTTTTTGGACCCCAAGGATGTGTGCTTTATAAGTCAAGACAATAAAGCTCGGATCCCTATTGGAATCACCGCTGCCAACAAACAAGCTCCTATATTGATGCATATGGAATATCGAGTTTCTCTTCCTGATCATGATTGGGTTATCGCTGCAAAGCACAAACTCATTCCGTCCGTCTACGCAGGTATTGCAATCAAACCAGACGGGCTTGGAAAATCTGACGCAGTTTCCTATTCCGGTCCCACTTATGTTGCTATTCGATCTGGAAAGCATTCATCATCGACAGCGTATGCTCACGGAATGGACTTTGAACGACTTTTGACTCTGCCAGAGTTTGATTCTATCACAAAAGATCCTTTGACCAAGTTGGTCAAGCCAGTGGTTGTTTTCAGTGTTGATGGTGGACCAGATGAAAATCCACGATACGCTAAAGTCATCGAAACTG CAATTCATCATTTCCTTACAAATGATTTGGATGCCTTATTTATCATGACAAATGCGCCAGGACGGAGTGCTTTCAGTCGAGCCGAGAGAAGGATGGCTCCACTGAGTAAAGAGTTGGCGGGATTGATCCTACCTCACGATCATTATGGACCTCATCTAGACTCTAAAGGtattcaaattcatttttaa